The proteins below are encoded in one region of Triticum aestivum cultivar Chinese Spring chromosome 1B, IWGSC CS RefSeq v2.1, whole genome shotgun sequence:
- the LOC123133236 gene encoding uncharacterized protein, whose protein sequence is MTMSSPASTHLLRSAPAAPLLPRRASLQLSCVASGAAPRSRRRSGRLEVVRAATAEVAEAAGAPAYTTESLILYFKAEGTMEERSIPKITQALEGMDGVSDLEVLIEEGIGSVVLTKATTVQATGVASNLVEAIQGVGFKLQTLSLSFEDFDKEDAAAVSGEGADVQASE, encoded by the exons ATGACGATGTCGTCGCCGGCCTCCACCCACCTCCTCCGCTCCGCGCCCGCGGCGCCCCTGCTCCCTCGCCGCGCCTCCCTGCAGCTCTCCTGCGTCGCCAGCGGAGCCGCGCCAAGGAGTAGGAGACGGAGCGGCCGCCTGGAGGTAGTCCGCGCGGCCACCGCGGAGGTGGCCGAGGCCGCCGGCGCCCCCGCCTACACCACCGAGTCCCTCATCCTCTACTTCAAGGCGGAGGGCACCATGGAGGAGAGGTCTATCCCCAAGATCACCCAGGCTCTCGAG GGGATGGACGGCGTCAGTGACCTGGAGGTGCTCATCGAAGAAGGCATCGGAAGTGTTGTG TTAACGAAGGCGACAACAGTCCAAGCTACTGGGGTCGCCTCAAACCTGGTGGAAGCCATCCAGGGAGTTGGTTTCAAGCTGCAAACTCTGAGCCTCAGCTTCGAGGACTTTGACAAGGAGGATGCTGCTGCTGTTTCGGGAGAAGGAGCAGACGTCCAAGCCAGCGAGTGA